In the genome of Sphaeramia orbicularis chromosome 13, fSphaOr1.1, whole genome shotgun sequence, one region contains:
- the bud23 gene encoding 18S rRNA (guanine-N(7))-methyltransferase: MSSCRRPEHSAPPEVFYNEEEAKKYSQNSRMIEIQTQMSERAVELLNLPEGQPCFLLDVGCGSGLSGDSLSEGGHYWVGVDISTAMLDVAIDREVEGDLLLGDMGQGMPFRPGTFDGCISISALQWLCNADKRTHSPPKRLYTFFSTLYSSLSRGSRAVFQLYPENSEQLELITAQAMRAGFSGGMVVDYPNSSKAKKFFLCLFAGVTGVLPKGLGSETSDKAVSNQVQYSGQRCRFKNMKGKSVKKGRDWILEKKERRRRQGREVRADTKYTGRQRRPHF, translated from the exons atgtCCTCCTGTCGACGACCAGAACACTCTGCACCTCCAGAAGTG TTTTACAATGAGGAGGAGGCAAAGAAATATTCTCAAAA CTCTCGAATGATTGAGATCCAAACCCAGATGTCAGAGAGAGCTGTTGAGCTTTTGAACCTCCCAGAGGGACAGCCCTGCTTCCTGCTGGATGTTGG GTGTGGTTCAGGGCTCAGTGGAGATTCCCTGTCAGAAGGAGGACACTACTGGGTCGGAGTTGACATCAGCACCGCAATGCTAG ATGTTGCAATCGACAGAGAAGTGGAAGGAGACCTTTTACTGGGGGACATGGGTCAAGGGATGCCTTTCAGACCCGGCACTTTTGATGGCTGCATTAG TATCTCTGCCCTGCAGTGGCTCTGCAATGCTGACAAGAGAACACATAGTCCTCCAAAGAGACTCTATACCTTCTTTAGTACTCTGTACTCCTCTCTG TCAAGAGGCTCCcgtgcagtttttcagctttatcCAGAGAACTCAGAGCAG CTTGAGCTGATCACAGCACAGGCCATGAGGGCTGGTTTCAGTGGAGGCATGGTGGTCGACTACCCCAACAGCAGCAAGGCGAAAAA gttctttttgtgtctgtttgcagGAGTAACAGGAGTCCTTCCCAAA GGCTTGGGATCAGAGACATCAGACAAAGCGGTATCAAACCAAGTCCAGTATTCAGGACAAAG ATGTCGTTTTAAAAACATGAAGGGGAAATCTGTGAAGAAGGGACGAGACTGGATTTTAGAAAAGAAGGAAAGGAGGAGACGACAAGGACG GGAGGTTCGAGCAGACACAAAATACACTGGACGTCAGAGAAGACCTCATTTCTAG